The Streptomyces tendae genome has a window encoding:
- a CDS encoding PP2C family protein-serine/threonine phosphatase, with amino-acid sequence MSRTGSKDDGDELLTRLSTLTAQARAQAEVQRSRVELAVALQRGMLPRGLPTADGVRLAVRYVPANQGLNVGGDWYDAFTMPDGRIGLSIGDVQGHNIEAAAFMGQIRVGLRALASVDSDPGELLARTNELLLTLSSDLFATCTFLRLDPATRLLESARAGHLPCVWATADGRSGVTEDEGGPPLGVQSGAVFPVTRHRLDSGGVFVMVTDGVVEGPSMHLDEGLDQVARLAGVAAVARMDADALAAAVIKGAEEVGHDDDAAVLVIGHDRLDGQP; translated from the coding sequence ATGTCCCGCACCGGCTCCAAGGACGACGGTGACGAGCTGCTGACCAGGCTCAGCACGCTGACGGCCCAGGCACGGGCGCAGGCGGAGGTGCAGCGCTCCCGGGTCGAGCTGGCCGTCGCGCTCCAGCGCGGGATGCTGCCGAGGGGGCTGCCCACCGCCGACGGGGTGCGCCTCGCGGTGCGGTACGTACCCGCCAACCAGGGGCTCAACGTGGGCGGCGACTGGTACGACGCCTTCACCATGCCCGACGGGCGGATCGGCCTGTCCATCGGCGACGTCCAGGGGCACAACATCGAGGCGGCGGCCTTCATGGGGCAGATCCGGGTCGGACTGCGGGCGCTCGCCTCCGTCGACAGCGATCCGGGTGAGCTGCTCGCCCGGACCAACGAACTGCTGCTGACCCTCAGCTCGGACCTCTTCGCCACCTGCACCTTCCTGCGGCTCGACCCGGCGACGCGGCTGCTGGAGAGCGCCCGCGCCGGTCACCTGCCCTGTGTGTGGGCCACCGCGGACGGGCGCTCCGGCGTCACCGAGGACGAGGGCGGCCCGCCGCTGGGCGTCCAGTCCGGGGCGGTCTTCCCGGTGACCCGGCACCGGCTCGACTCCGGCGGGGTGTTCGTGATGGTCACCGACGGGGTCGTGGAGGGCCCGTCGATGCACCTCGACGAGGGGCTGGACCAGGTCGCGCGGCTCGCGGGCGTCGCGGCGGTCGCACGCATGGACGCGGACGCGCTGGCCGCCGCCGTGATCAAGGGGGCGGAGGAGGTGGGGCACGACGACGACGCGGCGGTCCTGGTGATCGGGCACGACCGGCTGGACGGTCAGCCATAG
- a CDS encoding MASE1 domain-containing protein, which yields MVARQDLRTPAVLVLVLGTPAVAAVYYAGARLGLLYDLTLDGSVVSPIWPPTGIAVASLLLLGPRCWPGITLGALLVLVHLTGTLQWSSLGVLFGNTAAPVCAYLLLRRMGFRTDLTRLRDCLGLVFLGAFTAMLVSSSIGTALLVGTGDLPPGHFWSVWLAWWVGDAMGVLLITPVLLLLPRVRSPVHWSRWKEALGLVVIAAALVPFATHSPASLLFSVYPLLIWAALRFELPGSILCALFASVLATRAATERTGPFEHLSNVQVMINLHAFNAAAALTSLLLSAVITEQHNTRRSVERACQELVEVLEHLTAGEAPPPGRVSREEGPGAG from the coding sequence GTGGTGGCTCGCCAGGATCTCCGTACACCGGCCGTCCTCGTGCTCGTGCTCGGGACGCCGGCCGTCGCCGCCGTCTACTACGCCGGGGCGCGGCTCGGGCTGCTGTACGACCTGACCCTCGACGGCTCGGTGGTCTCCCCCATCTGGCCGCCGACCGGGATCGCCGTCGCCTCGCTGCTGCTCCTCGGACCACGCTGCTGGCCGGGGATCACCCTGGGGGCGTTGCTGGTGCTCGTCCACCTCACCGGCACGCTGCAGTGGTCGTCGCTGGGGGTGCTGTTCGGCAACACCGCGGCACCGGTGTGCGCCTACCTGCTGCTGCGCAGAATGGGTTTCCGTACCGACCTCACCCGATTACGGGACTGCCTCGGCCTGGTGTTCCTCGGCGCCTTCACCGCCATGCTGGTCAGCTCGTCCATCGGCACCGCGCTGCTCGTCGGCACGGGCGACCTGCCGCCGGGGCACTTCTGGTCGGTGTGGCTGGCCTGGTGGGTGGGCGACGCGATGGGGGTGCTGCTCATCACGCCCGTGCTGCTGCTCCTGCCCCGGGTGCGCTCCCCGGTCCACTGGTCCCGCTGGAAGGAGGCCCTGGGCCTGGTGGTGATCGCGGCCGCCCTGGTGCCCTTCGCCACACACAGCCCGGCCAGTCTGCTGTTCTCCGTCTACCCGCTGCTGATCTGGGCGGCGTTGCGCTTCGAGCTGCCCGGCAGCATTCTGTGCGCCCTGTTCGCCTCCGTGCTGGCCACCCGCGCGGCGACCGAACGGACGGGCCCCTTCGAGCACCTGTCGAACGTGCAGGTGATGATCAATCTGCATGCCTTCAACGCGGCGGCGGCCCTGACCTCCCTGCTGCTGTCCGCGGTCATCACCGAGCAGCACAACACCCGGCGCTCGGTGGAGCGGGCCTGCCAGGAACTGGTGGAGGTGCTGGAGCACCTGACGGCGGGCGAGGCGCCCCCGCCGGGGCGGGTGTCGCGGGAGGAAGGACCCGGCGCGGGCTGA
- a CDS encoding L,D-transpeptidase family protein, producing MASSIDCPDRPRRAVSGAARRPAPAPVRARTRAWWPAVVLVVLTVLAGCGTGDGTGAREDPAATGHTAREAPSRAAPADGVPGAAGTAQGRPATEAPAVIPGLGPRTRAWIPAGARQVVVVTGRDRDANHSQAVLYRHTGTGWAAGAAWPARNALRGWTDDHWAGDLRSPIGVYTLSDAGGRLPDPGTRLPYDRSEGFTVSGTGFEGEPLEGSFDYVVAIDYNREPGTSPLDLTRPLGGDRGGGIWLHVDHDGPTQGCVSLKKEHMRDLLLALDPEAHPVVVMGDAASLRQ from the coding sequence ATGGCTTCATCGATCGACTGCCCGGACCGCCCGCGCCGCGCCGTGTCCGGCGCCGCCCGGCGGCCGGCTCCCGCCCCCGTCCGCGCCCGCACCCGGGCGTGGTGGCCGGCCGTCGTCCTCGTCGTCCTCACCGTCCTCGCCGGGTGCGGGACGGGCGACGGCACCGGCGCGCGGGAGGACCCCGCCGCCACCGGACACACCGCACGCGAGGCGCCGTCCCGGGCCGCCCCGGCGGACGGCGTCCCCGGAGCCGCCGGCACCGCACAAGGCCGCCCGGCCACCGAGGCGCCCGCCGTCATCCCCGGACTCGGACCGCGGACCCGCGCCTGGATCCCGGCCGGCGCCCGCCAGGTGGTGGTGGTCACCGGACGCGACCGGGACGCCAACCACTCGCAGGCGGTGCTGTACCGGCACACCGGAACCGGCTGGGCGGCCGGTGCGGCCTGGCCCGCCCGCAACGCGCTGAGGGGCTGGACCGACGACCACTGGGCGGGCGACCTGCGCTCACCCATCGGGGTCTACACCCTCTCCGACGCGGGCGGACGGCTGCCCGACCCCGGCACCCGGCTGCCGTACGACCGGTCCGAGGGCTTCACCGTCAGCGGCACCGGCTTCGAGGGCGAGCCCCTGGAGGGGTCCTTCGACTACGTCGTCGCCATCGACTACAACCGCGAACCGGGCACCTCCCCGCTGGACCTGACCCGGCCGCTGGGCGGCGACCGGGGCGGCGGGATCTGGCTGCACGTCGACCACGACGGCCCCACCCAGGGGTGCGTGAGCCTGAAGAAGGAGCACATGCGGGACCTGCTCCTCGCGCTCGACCCCGAGGCACACCCCGTGGTCGTCATGGGCGACGCCGCCTCCCTGCGCCAGTGA
- a CDS encoding CARDB domain-containing protein has translation MRRTRFGLCTITGLLLAGLIAVGLSPGTAGAAAQAVRGPDLALGRSATATGSHPEHPAPHVTDGSQLTYWEGPSGLFPQSVRIDLGATVSVDEVVLKLPAAWEARTQTLAVEGSTDGSSFTTLSASAAHRFDPGQGNSVTLAFPAHDVRHLRVRVTANTGWNAAQLSEIEAYGEDAGGGPGQPPADGTNLALGKPIEASSVIHSFVAANANDGQTGTYWESGGHPATLTVRLGAEADLTGVVVRLSPDAVWERRTQSIEVLGRDRSSSTFTTLKARADYTFDPAGNGNGVTIPVSGRHADVQLRFTHNSAGYGAQVAELELRGTAAANPDLLVTGLDWTPAAPSETDPVTVRATVRNAGTAPSAAATVDVTLEGTVVGSAPVGALAPGDSTTVSVNAGTRARGSYTVSAVVDPTDTVPELDETNNSRTAADRLTVAQSPGPDLEVTAIRTTPATPAAGTPVSFTVSVHNRGTSPAPAGSVTRLTVAGRTLDGTTGAIAAGATAEVATGGTWTAAAGPAVLTATADATNTVTETDETNNVLSRSLVVGRGAAVPYTEYEAEDGTYRGTLLTADAKRTFGHTNFATESSGRASVRLDSTGQYVEFTSTGASNSVVVRNSIPDAPGGGGTEATLSLYADGKFVRKLGLSSKHSWLYGRTDDPEGLTNTPQADARRLFDESHALLDGTYPAGTVFRLQRDADDSAAYYVVDLIDLEQVAPPAGKPAGCVSITEYGAVPNDGIDDTAAIQRAVTADQRGEIDCVWIPAGQWRQERKILTDDPLDRGQFNQVGIRDVTIRGAGMWHSQLYTLTPPHQAGGINHPHEGNFGFDIDDNTRISDIAIFGSGTIRGGDGGAEGGVGLNGRFGKNTKISNVWIEHANVGVWVGRDYSNIPELWNPADGLEFTGMRIRNTYADGINLTNGSHDSTVQNSSFRNTGDDALAVWSSKYVKNPATDTGHDNHFRNNTVQLPWRANGIAVYGGHGNTVENNLVYDTMNYPGIMLATDHDPTPFSGRTLIAGNGLYRTGGAFWNEDQEFGAITLFAQGSDIPGVVIRDTDIHDSTYDGIQFKTGGGAMPDVRISDVTISESRNGSGILAMSGARGSATLSNVTITGSAEGDVLIEPGSTFVINR, from the coding sequence CGCCGCCCAGGCGGTCCGCGGACCCGATCTGGCGCTCGGCAGAAGCGCCACGGCCACCGGGTCCCACCCCGAGCACCCCGCCCCACATGTCACCGACGGCAGTCAACTCACCTACTGGGAAGGCCCGTCGGGGCTGTTCCCGCAGTCCGTCCGCATCGACCTCGGTGCCACGGTGAGCGTGGACGAGGTCGTCCTGAAGCTGCCGGCCGCCTGGGAGGCCCGCACTCAGACCCTCGCAGTGGAGGGCAGCACCGACGGCAGCTCCTTCACCACGCTGTCCGCCTCCGCCGCCCACCGCTTCGATCCCGGGCAGGGCAACAGCGTCACCCTCGCCTTCCCGGCGCACGACGTACGCCACCTCAGGGTGCGGGTCACCGCCAACACCGGCTGGAACGCCGCCCAGCTCTCCGAGATCGAGGCGTACGGCGAGGACGCGGGGGGCGGACCCGGTCAGCCACCGGCCGACGGGACCAATCTGGCGCTGGGCAAACCGATCGAGGCGTCCTCCGTGATTCACTCCTTCGTGGCAGCCAACGCCAACGACGGGCAGACCGGCACCTACTGGGAGTCCGGCGGCCACCCCGCCACCCTCACCGTCCGTCTCGGCGCCGAGGCCGACCTCACCGGCGTGGTCGTCAGGCTCAGCCCGGACGCCGTGTGGGAACGGCGCACCCAAAGCATCGAAGTCCTCGGCCGCGACCGGTCGTCGAGCACGTTCACCACGCTCAAGGCCCGCGCCGACTACACCTTCGACCCGGCCGGCAACGGCAACGGCGTCACCATCCCGGTGAGCGGCCGGCACGCCGACGTCCAGCTGCGGTTCACCCACAACTCCGCCGGATATGGCGCCCAGGTCGCCGAACTGGAGCTCCGGGGCACCGCCGCGGCCAACCCCGACCTGCTCGTCACCGGCCTGGACTGGACGCCGGCCGCCCCCTCCGAGACGGACCCCGTCACCGTCCGCGCGACCGTGCGCAACGCCGGTACCGCCCCTTCCGCCGCCGCCACCGTGGACGTCACCCTGGAAGGCACCGTCGTGGGCAGCGCCCCCGTCGGCGCGCTCGCCCCCGGTGACTCCACCACCGTGTCGGTGAACGCGGGCACCCGCGCCCGGGGCAGCTACACCGTGTCCGCAGTGGTCGACCCCACGGACACCGTCCCCGAGCTGGACGAGACCAACAACAGCCGCACCGCCGCTGACAGGCTGACCGTCGCTCAGAGCCCCGGACCCGACCTGGAGGTCACCGCGATCCGGACCACCCCGGCCACCCCCGCCGCCGGAACACCGGTGTCCTTCACCGTGTCCGTGCACAACCGGGGCACCTCACCGGCCCCCGCCGGCTCGGTCACCCGGCTCACCGTGGCCGGCCGCACCCTCGACGGCACCACCGGGGCGATCGCCGCGGGCGCCACCGCCGAGGTCGCGACCGGCGGCACCTGGACCGCCGCCGCGGGCCCCGCCGTCCTCACCGCCACCGCGGACGCCACGAACACGGTCACCGAGACCGACGAGACCAACAACGTCCTCAGCCGCTCCCTCGTCGTCGGCCGCGGCGCCGCCGTCCCGTACACCGAGTACGAGGCGGAGGACGGCACCTACCGGGGCACACTCCTGACCGCCGACGCCAAGCGGACCTTCGGACACACCAACTTCGCCACCGAGTCCTCCGGCCGCGCGTCCGTCCGGCTCGACTCCACCGGCCAGTACGTCGAGTTCACCTCCACCGGAGCCTCCAACTCGGTCGTCGTGCGCAACTCCATCCCCGACGCCCCGGGCGGTGGCGGCACCGAGGCCACCCTCAGCCTCTACGCCGACGGGAAGTTCGTCCGCAAGCTCGGTCTCAGCTCCAAGCACAGCTGGCTGTACGGCAGGACCGACGACCCCGAGGGACTCACCAACACCCCACAGGCGGACGCCCGCCGCCTCTTCGACGAGTCCCACGCGCTGCTCGACGGCACCTACCCCGCGGGCACCGTGTTCCGGCTCCAGCGCGACGCCGACGACAGCGCCGCCTACTACGTCGTCGACCTGATCGACCTGGAGCAGGTGGCCCCGCCCGCCGGGAAACCGGCAGGGTGCGTGTCCATCACCGAGTACGGCGCCGTCCCCAACGACGGCATCGACGACACCGCCGCCATCCAGCGCGCCGTCACCGCCGACCAGCGGGGCGAGATCGACTGCGTGTGGATCCCCGCCGGACAGTGGCGCCAGGAGCGGAAGATCCTGACCGACGACCCGCTCGACCGGGGGCAGTTCAACCAGGTCGGCATCCGTGACGTCACCATCCGGGGCGCCGGCATGTGGCACTCCCAGCTGTACACCCTGACGCCCCCGCACCAGGCGGGCGGCATCAACCACCCGCACGAAGGCAACTTCGGCTTCGACATCGACGACAACACGAGGATCTCCGACATCGCGATCTTCGGCTCGGGCACCATCCGGGGCGGCGACGGCGGAGCCGAGGGCGGCGTCGGTCTCAACGGACGCTTCGGCAAGAACACGAAAATCAGCAACGTGTGGATCGAGCACGCCAACGTCGGCGTCTGGGTGGGCCGCGACTACTCCAACATCCCCGAGCTGTGGAACCCCGCCGACGGACTGGAGTTCACCGGCATGCGGATCCGCAACACCTACGCGGACGGCATCAACCTCACCAACGGCAGTCACGACTCCACGGTGCAGAACTCCTCGTTCCGCAACACCGGCGACGACGCGCTGGCCGTCTGGTCGAGCAAGTACGTCAAGAACCCGGCGACCGACACCGGCCACGACAACCACTTCCGCAACAACACCGTCCAACTGCCCTGGCGCGCCAACGGCATCGCCGTCTACGGCGGACACGGCAACACCGTCGAGAACAACCTCGTGTACGACACGATGAACTATCCCGGCATCATGCTGGCCACCGACCACGACCCGACGCCGTTCTCCGGCCGGACCCTGATCGCCGGCAACGGGCTGTACCGCACCGGCGGCGCCTTCTGGAACGAGGACCAGGAGTTCGGGGCCATCACCCTGTTCGCGCAGGGCTCCGACATCCCCGGCGTGGTGATCCGCGACACCGACATCCACGACTCCACGTACGACGGCATCCAGTTCAAGACCGGCGGCGGCGCCATGCCGGACGTGCGGATCTCGGACGTCACCATCAGCGAGTCCCGCAACGGCTCCGGCATCCTCGCCATGAGCGGGGCCCGGGGCAGCGCCACCCTGTCGAACGTCACCATCACCGGTTCGGCGGAAGGTGACGTGCTGATCGAACCCGGCTCGACCTTCGTGATCAACCGGTAG